A genomic segment from Anas acuta chromosome 29, bAnaAcu1.1, whole genome shotgun sequence encodes:
- the KRT8 gene encoding keratin, type II cytoskeletal 8 produces MSLPRPPARSSSVRSFSSRSYTAGPAARMSAASAFGGLGGARYGAGGLYRGPAASCGSGGGITAVSVNQSLLTPLNLEIDPSIQRVRKEEKEQIKTLNNKFASFIDKVRFLEQQNKMLETKWGLLQNQKPPRSNLSALFEAYVGTLRRQLDSLGQERLRLEAELGSMQGLVEEFKNKYEEEINHRTEKENEFVLLKKDVDEAYMNKVELESRLESLTDEINFLRQLYDEELRELQSQVSDTSVVLSMDNSRSLDLDGIIAEVKAQYEDIANRSRAEAESMYQIKYEELKTTAGKHGADLRSTRGEISELSRLVQRTQAEIEALKNQRASLEAAIAEAEERGELALKDARGKLGELEAALQKAKADLARTLREYQELMNVKLALDIEIATYRKLLEGEESRLEAGVQNLSIHTRTASYAAGYGGGFGGSLGGGFGSSFSSGYAVPPPALEGSPVAKSRAIVIKKIETRDGKLVSESSDLLAN; encoded by the exons atGTCTTTGCCCAGGCCGCCCGCCCGCAGCAGCTCCGTGCGCTCCTTCAGCTCCCGCTCCTAcaccgccggccccgccgccaggATGAGCGCGGCCTCGGCCTtcgggggcttggggggggccCGGTACGGCGCTGGGGGGCTCTACCGGGGCCCGGCCGCCTCCTGCGGGTCCGGGGGGGGCATCACGGCCGTCAGCGTCAACCAGAGCCTGCTGACGCCCCTCAACCTGGAGATCGACCCCAGCATCCAGCGGGTGcgcaaggaggagaaggagcagatCAAGACCCTCAACAACAAATTCGCCTCCTTCATTGACAAG gtgcggttcctggagcagcagaacaagatgctggagaccaagtgggggctgctgcagaaCCAGAAGCCCCCCCGCAGCAACCTGAGCGCGCTCTTCGAGGCGTACGTGGGCACCCTGCGGCGCCAGCTCGACAGCCTGGGCCAGGAGCGGCTGCGGCTGGAGGCCGAGCTGGGCAGCATGCAGGGGCTGGTCGAGGAGTTCAAGAACaa GTACGAAGAGGAGATCAACCACCGCACCGAGAAGGAAAACGAGTTCGTGCTGCTGAAAAAG GACGTGGATGAAGCCTACATGAACAAGGTGGAGCTGGAGTCGCGCCTGGAGAGCCTGACGGACGAGATCAACTTCCTCCGGCAGCTCTACGACGAG GAGCTGCGGGAGCTGCAGTCGCAGGTGTCCGACACCTCCGTGGTGCTGTCCATGGACAACAGCCGCAGCCTGGACCTGGACGGGATCATCGCCGAGGTGAAGGCGCAGTACGAGGACATCGCCAACCGCAGCCGCGCCGAGGCCGAGAGCATGTACCAGATCAAG taCGAGGAGCTGAAGACGACGGCGGGGAAGCACGGGGCCGACCTGCGCAGCACCCGCGGGGAGATCAGCGAGCTGAGCCGGCTCGTCCAGCGCACCCAGGCCGAGATCGAGGCGCTCAAGAACCAG CGGGCCAGCCTGGAGGCAGCCATCGCGGAGGCGGAGGAGCGCGGGGAGCTGGCGCTGAAGGACGCGCGGGGCAAACTGGGCGAACTGGAGGCGGCGCTGCAGAAAGCCAAGGCAGACCTGGCCCGGACCCTGCGCGAGTACCAGGAGCTGATGAACGTCAAGCTGGCCCTGGACATCGAGATCGCGACCTACAGGAAGCTGCTGGAGGGCGAGGAGAGCAG GCTGGAGGCGGGCGTGCAGAACCTGAGCATCCACACCAGGACGGCGAGCTACGCGG CTGGCTACGGCGGGGGCTTCGGGGGGAGCCTCGGAGGGGGCTTCGGGAGCTCCTTCTCCAGCGGCTAcgccgtgccccccccggccctggaGGGCTCCCCCGTGGCCAAGTCGCGCGCCATCGTCATCAAGAAGATCGAGACCCGCGACGGCAAGCTGGTGTCCGAGTCCTCCGACCTGCTGGCCAactga